The following coding sequences are from one Lysinibacillus sp. FSL W8-0992 window:
- the rpmG gene encoding 50S ribosomal protein L33 codes for MAKKVVLNCEKCGSRNYTFPAKGDTTVRLELKKFCSHCNEHTVHKQTL; via the coding sequence ATGGCAAAGAAAGTCGTGCTAAATTGTGAAAAATGCGGATCGAGAAATTACACTTTTCCTGCTAAGGGAGATACTACTGTACGTCTCGAATTAAAGAAATTTTGCTCGCATTGCAATGAACATACAGTGCATAAACAAACGTTATAA
- the rplL gene encoding 50S ribosomal protein L7/L12, translating to MNKEQILEAIKAMTVLELNDLVKAIEEEFGVTAAAPVAVVAGGAAAAEEKTEFDVVLASAGAEKIKVIKVVREITGLGLKEAKEVVDNAPKALKEGVSKDEAEQIKAKLEEVGASVEVK from the coding sequence ATGAACAAAGAGCAAATCTTAGAAGCTATCAAAGCTATGACAGTTCTTGAATTAAACGATTTAGTAAAAGCTATCGAAGAAGAATTCGGTGTAACAGCTGCTGCTCCAGTAGCAGTAGTTGCTGGCGGTGCTGCTGCAGCTGAAGAAAAAACAGAATTCGACGTAGTATTAGCATCAGCTGGTGCTGAAAAAATTAAAGTAATCAAAGTGGTTCGCGAAATCACTGGTTTAGGTCTTAAAGAAGCTAAAGAAGTTGTAGATAACGCTCCTAAAGCTCTTAAAGAAGGCGTATCTAAAGATGAAGCTGAACAAATCAAAGCTAAACTTGAAGAAGTTGGCGCATCTGTAGAAGTTAAGTAA
- the ispF gene encoding 2-C-methyl-D-erythritol 2,4-cyclodiphosphate synthase, whose amino-acid sequence MFRVGQGFDVHAFEEGRPLIIGGITIPHEKGLVGHSDADVLLHTVTDAALGAIGEGDIGRHFPDTDPEWKDADSAKLLEYIWKIVEDKGYVLGNVDCTIMAQRPKMAPYIEQMRNRIATLLNADASQVNVKATTTERLGFTGREEGIASMATILLIKK is encoded by the coding sequence ATGTTTCGAGTAGGACAAGGTTTTGACGTACATGCATTTGAAGAAGGGCGTCCACTAATTATTGGCGGTATTACAATTCCGCATGAAAAAGGCTTAGTAGGGCATTCGGATGCAGATGTATTATTACACACAGTAACAGATGCAGCACTTGGGGCAATAGGTGAAGGCGATATTGGTCGTCATTTTCCAGATACAGATCCTGAATGGAAGGATGCTGATTCAGCAAAGTTACTAGAGTATATTTGGAAAATCGTTGAAGACAAAGGCTATGTGCTTGGCAATGTAGATTGCACCATTATGGCACAACGTCCAAAAATGGCGCCTTACATTGAGCAAATGAGAAACCGCATTGCAACGCTATTAAACGCAGACGCATCACAAGTGAATGTCAAAGCGACAACTACTGAAAGACTGGGCTTTACAGGTCGAGAAGAAGGCATCGCTTCAATGGCAACGATTCTATTGATAAAAAAATAA
- the nusG gene encoding transcription termination/antitermination protein NusG, with translation MEKNWYVVHTYSGYENRVKANLEKRVETMGMQDKIFRVIVPEHEETEMKDGKKRTMMRKVFPGYVLVELIMTDDSWYVVRNTPGVTGFIGSSGGGAKPTPLLPEEADRLLEQMGMTDKIVEIDITIGEAVEVLEGPFAHFQGRVEEIDAEKGKLKVSVDMFGRETIMELDFEQIQKL, from the coding sequence ATGGAGAAAAATTGGTATGTTGTTCATACGTATTCAGGGTATGAAAACCGTGTAAAAGCAAACCTAGAAAAACGTGTTGAAACAATGGGGATGCAAGATAAAATCTTCCGCGTTATCGTGCCTGAGCACGAGGAAACAGAAATGAAGGACGGCAAAAAGCGCACAATGATGCGTAAAGTCTTTCCTGGTTATGTCCTAGTAGAGCTAATTATGACAGATGATTCTTGGTATGTTGTCCGCAATACGCCAGGTGTTACTGGCTTTATCGGTTCATCAGGTGGCGGAGCAAAACCAACGCCTCTATTACCAGAAGAAGCAGATCGTCTATTAGAACAAATGGGCATGACTGATAAAATTGTTGAAATCGATATTACTATCGGTGAAGCAGTTGAAGTATTAGAAGGACCATTTGCGCACTTCCAAGGACGTGTTGAAGAAATCGACGCTGAAAAAGGAAAACTGAAAGTATCTGTAGATATGTTCGGTCGCGAAACGATTATGGAACTGGATTTTGAACAAATTCAAAAATTATAG
- the rplK gene encoding 50S ribosomal protein L11, with amino-acid sequence MAKKVIKVVKLQIPAGKANPAPPVGPALGQAGVNIMGFCKEFNARTADQAGLIIPVEISVFEDRSFTFITKTPPAAVLLKVAAGIQSGSGEPNRKKVATVKRDKVREIAETKMPDLNAASVEAAMLMVEGTARSMGIVIED; translated from the coding sequence GTGGCTAAAAAAGTTATTAAAGTTGTTAAACTTCAAATCCCTGCTGGTAAAGCAAACCCAGCTCCACCGGTTGGTCCTGCATTAGGTCAAGCAGGTGTGAACATCATGGGATTCTGTAAAGAATTCAATGCGCGTACTGCTGATCAAGCTGGTCTTATTATTCCGGTTGAAATTTCAGTATTCGAAGACCGTTCATTTACTTTCATTACGAAAACTCCACCTGCAGCAGTTTTACTTAAAGTAGCAGCTGGTATCCAATCTGGATCTGGTGAACCAAACCGTAAAAAAGTTGCAACGGTTAAACGTGATAAAGTTCGCGAAATCGCTGAAACTAAAATGCCAGACCTTAACGCTGCTTCAGTTGAAGCTGCTATGTTAATGGTTGAAGGTACTGCACGAAGCATGGGTATTGTTATCGAAGACTAA
- the ispD gene encoding 2-C-methyl-D-erythritol 4-phosphate cytidylyltransferase: MQYEVVLPAAGSGKRMGAGLNKLFLELLGKPILIHTLEVFEQDRNCTGIWLAVKPEERAFIQELLVNYGISKVKGLPDGGAERQHSVHSCMKEMEQVDIVLVHDAARPFITHAIIANLVQSAHDFGAAIAGVRAKDTMKKVRDGIIEETVDRESLWMIQTPQAFRFDLIVEAEDVAEKVGFLGTDEAMLVERLGHAVHIVESTYENVKMTTKEDLLFGEAILRRRVSETY; encoded by the coding sequence GTGCAGTATGAAGTAGTACTTCCGGCGGCAGGTAGCGGGAAGCGAATGGGAGCAGGACTAAATAAATTATTTTTAGAGCTTTTAGGGAAACCGATTTTAATACACACATTAGAAGTATTTGAGCAAGATAGAAACTGCACAGGAATTTGGCTTGCGGTGAAGCCGGAGGAGCGAGCGTTTATTCAAGAATTGCTCGTGAATTATGGCATCTCTAAGGTCAAGGGCTTGCCCGATGGTGGTGCAGAGCGCCAACATTCGGTTCATTCCTGCATGAAGGAAATGGAGCAAGTTGATATCGTTTTAGTGCATGATGCAGCACGTCCATTTATTACGCACGCAATTATTGCAAACCTTGTGCAAAGTGCTCATGATTTTGGCGCTGCTATCGCTGGCGTTCGTGCAAAGGATACGATGAAAAAAGTACGTGATGGCATCATTGAAGAAACAGTAGATCGTGAAAGCCTGTGGATGATTCAAACACCGCAAGCTTTTCGCTTTGATTTGATTGTAGAGGCCGAAGATGTTGCCGAGAAAGTAGGCTTCCTAGGTACAGACGAGGCAATGCTAGTTGAACGTCTTGGTCATGCTGTTCATATTGTAGAGAGTACCTACGAAAATGTGAAGATGACAACTAAAGAAGATTTACTATTTGGTGAAGCAATTTTACGTCGCCGAGTGTCGGAAACTTATTAA
- the rplA gene encoding 50S ribosomal protein L1: MAKKGKKLQDAVKLIDRNNVYGAQEAIELAQKTSTVNFDATVEVAFRLGIDTRKNDQQIRGAVVLPNGTGKTQRVLVFAKGEKLKEAEAAGADYVGDAEYIQKIQQGWFDFDVIVATPDMMGEVGKLGRVLGPKGLMPNPKTGTVTFDVTKAIEEIKAGKVEYRADKAGIIHAPIGKVSFATEKLVENFLTVFDVVQKAKPAAAKGVYMKSVNVTTTMGPAIKIDAANVVVK, from the coding sequence ATGGCTAAAAAAGGTAAAAAGCTGCAAGATGCAGTGAAATTAATCGACCGTAACAACGTATACGGCGCACAAGAAGCAATCGAACTTGCTCAAAAAACTAGCACAGTAAACTTCGACGCTACTGTAGAAGTTGCTTTCCGTTTAGGAATCGATACTCGTAAAAATGACCAACAAATCCGTGGTGCAGTAGTGCTACCAAACGGTACTGGTAAAACTCAACGCGTATTAGTTTTCGCTAAAGGTGAAAAACTTAAAGAAGCAGAAGCTGCTGGCGCTGACTATGTAGGCGATGCAGAATACATCCAAAAAATCCAACAAGGTTGGTTTGACTTCGATGTAATCGTAGCAACTCCTGACATGATGGGTGAAGTTGGTAAACTTGGTCGTGTATTAGGACCTAAAGGCTTAATGCCAAACCCTAAAACTGGTACAGTTACATTTGACGTAACGAAAGCAATCGAAGAAATCAAAGCTGGTAAAGTAGAATACCGCGCTGACAAAGCTGGTATTATCCACGCTCCTATCGGTAAAGTTTCTTTTGCTACAGAAAAACTTGTAGAAAACTTCTTAACTGTATTTGACGTTGTTCAAAAAGCAAAACCTGCTGCAGCTAAAGGTGTTTACATGAAATCTGTAAACGTTACAACTACAATGGGCCCAGCTATTAAAATTGACGCTGCTAACGTAGTAGTAAAATAA
- a CDS encoding Mini-ribonuclease 3: MDKLRNEDVKQLNALALAYMGDAVLEQKVREYLLRSGRVKPNTLHREATHYVSAKAQSTIVHRMIDENFLTEQELAVFRRGRNAKSGSVPKNTDVQTYRNSSGFEAVLGSLYLLGELERVYDIIAYAIQIIEELKGVSK, encoded by the coding sequence TTGGATAAACTCCGAAATGAAGATGTTAAGCAATTAAATGCATTAGCGCTCGCATATATGGGAGATGCGGTTTTAGAACAAAAGGTCCGCGAGTATTTACTGCGTAGTGGCCGTGTAAAGCCGAATACACTCCATAGAGAAGCAACACATTATGTATCAGCAAAGGCACAGTCAACGATTGTACATCGCATGATAGATGAGAACTTTTTAACAGAGCAGGAATTGGCAGTGTTCCGACGAGGACGCAACGCCAAGTCCGGTTCTGTTCCCAAAAATACAGATGTCCAAACTTACCGGAATAGCTCCGGCTTTGAGGCGGTACTCGGAAGCTTGTATTTACTAGGTGAATTAGAACGCGTTTATGACATCATTGCATACGCTATTCAAATAATCGAGGAATTAAAAGGAGTGTCAAAATAA
- the epsC gene encoding serine O-acetyltransferase EpsC, whose protein sequence is MFKRIKEDVETIFENDPAARSVLEVVLTYSGLHATWAHRVAHWFFKRRFYFIARVISQISRFFTGIEIHPGAKIGRRFFIDHGMGVVIGETCEIGDNVTLYQGVTLGGTGKEKGKRHPTLEDNVLVATGAKVLGSITIGENSKIGAGSVVLKEVPPNSTVVGIPGKVVMRDGVRLEKKLDHQNIPDPVEERCQGFEKQIAALQEEIGRLQKERETQ, encoded by the coding sequence ATGTTTAAAAGAATAAAGGAAGATGTAGAGACTATTTTCGAAAATGATCCAGCGGCGCGCAGTGTACTTGAAGTTGTGTTAACATATTCAGGGCTGCATGCTACATGGGCGCATCGTGTTGCACACTGGTTTTTTAAAAGACGTTTTTATTTTATCGCACGCGTAATTTCACAAATAAGTCGCTTCTTTACAGGAATTGAAATACACCCTGGTGCTAAAATTGGTCGTCGCTTCTTTATTGACCACGGCATGGGTGTTGTTATAGGGGAAACATGTGAGATAGGTGATAATGTTACACTTTATCAAGGTGTTACACTAGGCGGTACAGGGAAAGAAAAAGGCAAGCGCCACCCGACATTAGAAGATAATGTGTTAGTTGCCACTGGTGCAAAAGTATTAGGTTCTATTACAATTGGTGAGAATAGTAAAATTGGTGCGGGTTCAGTAGTATTAAAAGAAGTACCACCAAATTCTACGGTAGTCGGTATCCCTGGTAAAGTAGTGATGAGAGATGGTGTTCGTTTGGAGAAAAAACTAGACCATCAAAATATTCCTGACCCTGTAGAGGAACGTTGTCAAGGTTTCGAAAAGCAAATAGCAGCATTGCAAGAAGAAATCGGACGCTTACAAAAGGAGAGAGAAACACAATGA
- the cysS gene encoding cysteine--tRNA ligase, translating into MSIQIFNSLTRQKETFVPLEEGKVKMYVCGPTVYNYIHIGNSRPVIVYDTVRRYFQYKGYDVKFVSNFTDVDDKIIKAANELGEEVHELTDRFIAAYFEDVTALGCKKADVHPRVTDHMDDIIEFIKVLIEKGYAYESAGDVYYRTRKFNGYGKLSHQSVDDLKIGARIEAGEKKDDALDFALWKAAKPGEIYWESPWGNGRPGWHIECSVMAREHLGDTIDIHAGGQDLTFPHHENEIAQSEAHNDTTFARYWMHNGYINIDNEKMSKSLGNFVLVNDIRKQIDPQILRFFMLSVHYRHPINFAKDLVDAAATGLERIRTSYNNVKYRLSATASLGEHSDEWLQQIATQKAQFEEAMDDDFNTANAISVLFELARIANIYLNETNTDEKVLLTFVETFEVLGDVLGIEFAKEAELLDEEVEALLQERVEARKNRDFARSDEIRDHLQAQGIILEDTRQGTRWKRG; encoded by the coding sequence ATGAGTATTCAAATTTTTAACTCATTAACAAGACAAAAAGAAACTTTCGTACCGCTAGAAGAAGGCAAAGTTAAAATGTATGTTTGCGGTCCGACTGTTTATAACTATATTCATATTGGGAATTCACGTCCTGTAATTGTGTACGATACGGTACGACGATATTTTCAATATAAAGGCTACGATGTGAAATTTGTATCAAATTTCACGGATGTGGACGATAAAATTATTAAAGCAGCAAACGAGCTTGGTGAAGAAGTTCATGAGCTTACTGACCGTTTTATTGCTGCATATTTTGAAGATGTTACGGCACTAGGATGCAAAAAGGCCGACGTACATCCTCGTGTAACGGATCACATGGATGACATTATTGAATTTATTAAAGTGTTAATCGAAAAAGGTTACGCATATGAATCGGCTGGCGATGTGTATTACCGAACTCGAAAATTTAACGGCTACGGTAAGCTTTCACATCAATCGGTGGATGATTTGAAAATCGGTGCACGTATCGAAGCAGGCGAGAAAAAAGACGATGCATTAGACTTTGCATTATGGAAAGCAGCAAAACCTGGTGAGATTTATTGGGAAAGTCCTTGGGGCAACGGACGTCCAGGATGGCATATTGAATGCTCGGTCATGGCACGTGAGCATTTAGGTGATACAATTGATATACATGCAGGTGGTCAAGATTTAACATTCCCGCATCATGAAAATGAAATTGCGCAATCCGAAGCACATAACGATACAACATTTGCGCGTTACTGGATGCATAATGGATATATTAATATTGATAATGAAAAAATGTCTAAATCCCTTGGTAATTTTGTGCTCGTGAACGATATACGTAAACAAATCGATCCGCAAATTTTACGTTTCTTTATGTTATCTGTACATTACCGTCACCCAATTAACTTTGCTAAAGATTTAGTAGATGCGGCAGCTACTGGTTTAGAGCGTATTCGCACTTCTTATAACAACGTTAAGTACCGCTTATCCGCTACTGCAAGTCTCGGTGAACACTCGGACGAATGGCTCCAACAAATCGCTACACAAAAAGCACAATTTGAAGAAGCGATGGATGATGATTTCAATACAGCAAATGCTATTTCAGTATTATTTGAATTAGCTCGTATTGCTAATATTTACTTGAATGAGACAAATACTGATGAAAAAGTATTATTAACTTTTGTTGAAACTTTTGAGGTATTAGGTGACGTCTTAGGTATTGAATTTGCAAAAGAGGCTGAACTGCTAGACGAAGAGGTTGAAGCACTTTTGCAGGAACGCGTAGAAGCACGAAAAAATCGTGACTTTGCTCGTTCAGATGAAATCCGCGACCATTTACAGGCGCAAGGTATCATTTTAGAGGATACACGCCAAGGGACAAGATGGAAACGAGGGTAA
- the secE gene encoding preprotein translocase subunit SecE, which translates to MGKIKSFFSDVMSEMRKTSWPKSKELTKYTVVVISTVVIMALFFVLVDLGISSLFRWYLDL; encoded by the coding sequence ATGGGCAAGATTAAAAGTTTTTTCAGCGACGTAATGTCGGAAATGCGAAAAACTAGCTGGCCAAAAAGTAAAGAACTGACGAAATATACAGTCGTTGTAATTTCAACTGTAGTAATTATGGCTTTATTTTTTGTGTTAGTAGACTTAGGTATTTCATCATTATTCCGCTGGTACTTAGATTTATAA
- the sigH gene encoding RNA polymerase sporulation sigma factor SigH: MFKNSIVQVTQDFERFNDEELIEMVHQGNTDALDFLITKYRLLVRAKARSYFLIGADKEDIVQEGMIGLYKAVRDFKGDKLASFRAFAELCITRQIITAIKTATRQKHIPLNSYVSLDKPIFDEESDRTLMDVLTGAIMDDPEELMIHREEFGYLEEKMSEILSELELQVLALYLDGQSYHEISAKLNRHVKSIDNALQRVKRKLERHLVLEEMS, encoded by the coding sequence ATGTTTAAAAATAGTATTGTACAAGTGACGCAAGATTTTGAACGATTCAATGATGAAGAGCTTATTGAAATGGTGCATCAAGGTAATACAGATGCGTTGGATTTTTTAATTACAAAATACCGTTTGCTAGTAAGAGCAAAGGCAAGGTCTTATTTTTTAATAGGTGCTGATAAAGAGGATATTGTACAAGAGGGTATGATTGGCTTGTATAAAGCTGTCCGTGATTTTAAAGGGGACAAGCTAGCTTCTTTTCGAGCTTTTGCAGAGTTATGTATAACAAGACAAATTATTACAGCTATTAAAACAGCAACAAGGCAAAAACATATTCCATTAAATTCCTACGTTTCTCTAGATAAGCCTATTTTTGATGAGGAATCAGATCGCACATTAATGGATGTTTTAACAGGCGCTATTATGGATGATCCAGAAGAGTTAATGATTCATAGAGAAGAGTTTGGTTATTTAGAAGAAAAAATGAGTGAAATTTTAAGTGAATTGGAGCTACAAGTATTAGCTCTATACTTAGATGGGCAATCTTATCATGAAATTTCTGCAAAATTGAATCGGCATGTAAAGTCAATTGATAATGCTTTGCAACGAGTGAAGCGGAAATTAGAGCGTCATTTAGTGCTCGAGGAAATGTCATAG
- the gltX gene encoding glutamate--tRNA ligase, whose amino-acid sequence MTKEVRVRYAPSPTGFLHIGGARTALFNYLYAKHHNGKFIVRIEDTDIERNVEGGEASQLDNLKWLGIEYDESIDIGGPYAPYRQMERLDIYKEHAEKLLQEGKAYKCFCSSEKLEASREEQKARGVAAPTYDGTCRHLSAEEVAAKEAAGEQYTIRMRVPENVTYEFEDLVRGQVSFESKDVGDWVLVKANGIPTYNYAVVLDDHFMEISHVFRGEEHLSNTPKQMMIFDAFGWEYPRFGHMTLIINENRKKLSKRDESIIQFVTQYKDLGYLPEAMFNFFALLGWSPEGEEEIFTKEEFIKMFDEKRLSKSPSMFDKQKLTWMNNQYIKKLSLEEVVALSLPHLQKAGVLPEELTAEERAWATDLIALYHEQMSFGAEIVELSRLFFNDHIEYDEEAKAVLAGEQVPEVMAAFKVQLENLEEFTPETVKAAIKAVQKETGHKGKNLFMPIRVVTTGETHGPELPNAICLIGKEKTIDRVEKYAK is encoded by the coding sequence ATGACGAAAGAAGTTCGCGTTCGTTACGCGCCATCACCAACTGGATTTTTACATATTGGCGGTGCTCGTACAGCGTTATTCAACTATTTATATGCAAAACATCATAACGGTAAATTCATCGTGCGTATTGAAGATACGGATATTGAGCGTAATGTAGAAGGTGGAGAAGCGTCTCAGTTAGATAACTTAAAATGGTTAGGTATCGAATATGACGAGTCAATCGATATTGGTGGTCCTTATGCGCCTTATCGTCAAATGGAACGCCTAGATATTTATAAAGAGCATGCTGAAAAGTTATTACAAGAAGGTAAAGCTTATAAATGTTTCTGTTCATCAGAAAAATTAGAGGCATCTCGTGAAGAGCAAAAAGCTCGTGGCGTTGCAGCACCAACATATGATGGTACTTGCCGTCATTTATCTGCTGAAGAAGTAGCGGCTAAAGAAGCGGCTGGCGAGCAATATACAATTCGTATGCGTGTACCTGAAAATGTAACATATGAATTTGAAGATTTAGTGCGTGGACAAGTATCGTTCGAATCAAAAGATGTTGGTGACTGGGTACTTGTGAAAGCAAATGGTATTCCAACATACAACTATGCGGTAGTGTTAGATGATCACTTTATGGAAATTTCACACGTATTCCGTGGTGAAGAACATTTATCAAACACACCAAAACAAATGATGATTTTTGATGCATTTGGCTGGGAATATCCTCGCTTTGGGCATATGACATTAATCATTAACGAGAACCGCAAAAAATTATCAAAACGTGACGAGTCAATTATTCAATTCGTAACGCAATATAAAGACCTTGGTTATTTACCAGAAGCTATGTTCAATTTCTTCGCTTTACTAGGTTGGTCTCCTGAAGGTGAAGAAGAGATTTTCACAAAAGAAGAATTTATTAAAATGTTTGATGAGAAACGTTTATCAAAATCGCCATCTATGTTTGATAAGCAAAAGCTTACTTGGATGAATAATCAGTACATCAAAAAATTATCTTTAGAAGAAGTAGTGGCTTTATCTTTACCACACTTACAAAAAGCTGGCGTATTACCAGAAGAGCTAACAGCTGAAGAGCGTGCTTGGGCGACAGATTTAATCGCGCTTTACCATGAGCAAATGAGCTTTGGTGCTGAAATCGTAGAGCTATCTCGCCTATTCTTTAACGATCATATTGAATATGATGAGGAAGCAAAAGCAGTTTTAGCTGGCGAGCAGGTACCAGAGGTAATGGCTGCGTTTAAAGTGCAACTTGAAAATTTAGAAGAATTTACACCTGAAACTGTCAAAGCAGCTATTAAAGCTGTGCAAAAAGAAACAGGGCATAAAGGTAAAAATTTATTTATGCCAATCCGTGTTGTGACGACAGGTGAAACGCACGGTCCTGAGCTTCCGAATGCTATTTGTTTAATCGGTAAAGAGAAAACAATTGACCGTGTAGAAAAATACGCGAAATAA
- the rlmB gene encoding 23S rRNA (guanosine(2251)-2'-O)-methyltransferase RlmB: MAEQNGEIIAGKNPVLEALRSGRDMNKVWIAEGVKKSGVNELLDLARERGIIVQFVPKKKVDQLSDANHQGIVASVAAYSYAELDDLFAAAQKKQEDPFFLILDELEDPHNLGSIMRTADAIGVHGIIIPKRRSVSLTAVVAKASTGAIEHVPVVRVNNLAQTVDELKERGVWIAGTDAKGSADYRKMDATLPLAIIIGSEGKGMGRLLKEKCDFLYHLPMVGHVTSLNASVAAALLMYEVYRKRQEANE; the protein is encoded by the coding sequence ATGGCAGAACAAAATGGTGAAATTATTGCCGGTAAAAACCCAGTGTTAGAAGCACTTCGTTCAGGCCGCGATATGAATAAAGTATGGATTGCAGAAGGTGTTAAAAAGTCAGGGGTCAATGAACTGCTTGATTTAGCGCGTGAACGTGGCATCATTGTTCAATTTGTTCCGAAAAAAAAGGTCGATCAATTATCGGATGCTAATCATCAAGGAATTGTTGCCTCTGTTGCAGCGTATAGCTATGCAGAGTTAGATGATTTATTTGCAGCGGCACAAAAAAAACAAGAAGATCCGTTTTTCTTAATATTAGATGAGTTAGAAGATCCACATAATTTAGGCTCTATTATGCGAACAGCAGATGCAATTGGCGTTCATGGTATAATTATTCCAAAGCGTCGCTCAGTGAGTTTGACGGCGGTTGTGGCGAAAGCTTCTACAGGAGCGATTGAACATGTACCAGTTGTGCGTGTTAATAACCTAGCACAAACAGTAGATGAGTTAAAAGAGCGCGGCGTATGGATTGCTGGTACAGATGCAAAAGGTTCTGCGGATTATCGAAAAATGGATGCAACCTTACCACTTGCAATTATTATTGGTAGCGAGGGCAAAGGGATGGGTCGCCTGTTAAAAGAGAAATGTGACTTTTTATATCATCTGCCTATGGTTGGGCATGTCACATCATTAAATGCTTCTGTTGCTGCCGCACTATTAATGTACGAAGTGTATCGTAAACGTCAAGAAGCGAATGAGTAA
- a CDS encoding NYN domain-containing protein, producing the protein MKNILLVDGYNMIGAWKELRPLRDTNFEDARKRLIELMAEYKAAIGWRVIVVFDAHLVPGVEQSYIENGVEIIYTRKNETADERIEKMTHELKARHVQIHVATSDMAEQSVIFGNGALRKSARELEIDMSIIQHKISHDVKRKQESKPPSRIELKPDVALAFEKWRRGLK; encoded by the coding sequence ATGAAAAACATTTTGCTTGTTGACGGCTATAATATGATTGGAGCTTGGAAAGAGCTACGCCCATTACGTGACACAAATTTTGAAGATGCACGTAAGCGATTAATTGAGCTTATGGCTGAATATAAAGCGGCGATAGGATGGCGCGTGATCGTAGTTTTTGACGCCCATCTTGTGCCGGGGGTGGAACAATCTTATATAGAGAATGGTGTCGAAATCATTTATACAAGGAAAAATGAAACAGCAGATGAACGCATTGAAAAGATGACACATGAACTAAAGGCAAGACATGTACAAATTCACGTCGCAACTTCCGATATGGCAGAACAAAGTGTTATTTTTGGTAATGGTGCACTACGCAAATCGGCAAGAGAGCTAGAAATTGATATGAGCATTATTCAGCATAAAATTTCTCACGATGTAAAAAGAAAGCAAGAAAGCAAGCCACCTTCACGCATTGAGCTAAAGCCAGATGTGGCACTTGCCTTCGAAAAGTGGCGTCGTGGATTAAAATGA
- the rplJ gene encoding 50S ribosomal protein L10: MSKAIENKQSQVQEITEKFQGAASVVVVDYRGLNVAQVTELRKQLREAGVEFKVYKNTLTRRAAEAAGVEGINEVLTGPNAIAFSTEDVVAPAKIINEFAKKNEALEIKAGIIEGTISSVEDVKALAELPSREGLLSMLLSVLQAPVRNFALATKAVAEQKEEQGA, encoded by the coding sequence ATGAGCAAAGCAATCGAAAACAAACAATCACAAGTGCAAGAAATCACTGAAAAATTCCAAGGCGCTGCTTCTGTAGTAGTAGTGGATTATCGTGGTCTTAATGTTGCACAAGTGACTGAACTTCGTAAACAACTTCGTGAAGCTGGTGTTGAGTTTAAAGTTTACAAAAACACTTTAACTCGTCGTGCTGCTGAAGCTGCTGGCGTTGAAGGAATCAATGAAGTATTAACTGGTCCTAACGCAATCGCGTTCTCAACTGAAGATGTTGTAGCCCCTGCTAAAATCATCAACGAGTTCGCTAAGAAAAACGAAGCTTTAGAAATTAAAGCGGGTATTATTGAAGGTACAATCTCTTCTGTTGAAGATGTTAAAGCACTTGCAGAACTTCCATCACGCGAAGGTCTTCTTTCAATGCTTTTATCTGTACTTCAAGCTCCAGTGCGCAACTTCGCACTTGCAACAAAAGCTGTTGCAGAACAAAAAGAAGAACAAGGCGCATAA